The Priestia filamentosa sequence CATTGATGAGCTTCATACACTAATTGGAGCAGGTGGAGCGGAAGGTGCCATTGATGCTTCTAATATTTTAAAACCTTCTCTAGCACGTGGAGAGCTTCAATGTATCGGAGCGACAACGCTAGACGAATATCGCAAATATATTGAGAAAGATGCAGCACTTGAGCGTCGTTTTCAACCAATTCAAGTTGATGAGCCAACAGCAGATGAGTCTGTTCAAATTCTACAAGGGCTTCGTGATCGTTATGAAGCGCATCATCGTGTATCGATTACTGATGAAGCTATTGAAGCTGCTGTTAATCTTTCAGATCGTTATATCTCAGACCGTTTCCTACCAGATAAAGCAATTGATTTGATTGATGAAGCAGGTTCGAAAGTACGTTTACGTTCATTTACAACACCACCAAATTTAAAAGAGCTTGAAGTTAAACTTGAAACAGTTCGCAAAGAAAAAGATGCGTCTGTGCAAAGCCAAGAATTTGAAACAGCGGCATCTCTACGTGATACAGAACAGCGTCTTCGCGAAGAGCTTGAACAAACGAAAAAAGAGTGGAAAGAGAAGCAAGGACAAGAAAACTCTGAAGTTACAGTTGAGGATATTGCAATGGTTGTATCTAGCTGGACTGGAATTCCGGTTGTTAAACTAGCACAGGAAGAAACAGAGCGTTTGCTTAAACTAGAAGAAATCTTACATTCTCGAGTAATTGGGCAAGATGAAGCAGTTAAAGCTGTTTCAAAAGCAGTTCGTCGTGCTCGTGCTGGATTAAAAGATCCAAAACGTCCAATTGGTTCTTTCATCTTCTTAGGCCCAACAGGTGTTGGTAAAACAGAGCTTGCTCGTGCATTAGCAGAAGCAATGTTTGGTGAGGAAGATGCAATGATTCGAATTGACATGTCAGAATACATGGAGAAACATTCAACATCTCGCCTAGTTGGATCACCTCCAGGGTATGTAGGATATGAAGAAGGCGGACAGCTTACAGAGAAAGTAAGACGCAAGCCTTATTCAGTTGTTCTTCTTGATGAAGTGGAAAAAGCACATCCAGATGTATTTAATATTTTACTTCAAGTACTAGAAGATGGACGTCTTACAGATTCTAAAGGCCGTACAGTGGACTTTAGAAATACAGTTCTCATTATGACTTCAAATGTGGGTGCAGAAGCACTAAAACGAAATAAGTATGTTGGATTCAATGTGCAAGATGAAAATGAGAATTACAAGGACATGAAAGGCAAAGTAATGGATGAATTAAAACGTGCTTTCCGTCCAGAATTCCTAAATCGTATTGATGAGATGATTGTTTTCCACTCATTAGAAAAAGATCATTTACGTTATATTGTGACGCTAATGGCAGACCAACTTATCAAGCGTCTAAAAGAGCAAGATATTGAGCTTGAACTAACAGAAGAAGCGGCAAACAAAATTGCTGAAGAAGGATTTGATCCAGAATACGGAGCGAGACCGCTACGCCGCGCTATTCAACGTCATGTAGAAGATCGCTTATCTGAGGAACTTCTAAAAGGGAATGTACAAAAAGGGCAGAAAGTTGTGCTTGATGTAAAAGACGGTGAATTTACCGTTAAAGCAGCACAGCCAAGTTCATAATAGAAACATTTACACTAAGGCATACGGAGATAGTTAACGTATGCCTTAGTTGCTATTATTACTTCTAAGACAGAAAGGAACACAGTATGGCAAAGAAAAAGACAAAATTTATGTGTCAAGATTGTGGATATGAATCTGCCAAATGGATGGGGAAATGTCCTGGTTGTGGGAAATGGAACACAATGGTGGAAGAAGTGGAACATGTTCAAACAGGAAGACGAGGAGCGTTCTCTGGAGCTGTTTCTTCTTCAGTAAAAAGAAAACCAGAAGCTATTACAACAATTAAAACAGTTGAGGAACCGCGTATTTTTACTAAGTCCTCTGAGCTAAACCGTGTTCTTGGTGGAGGAATTGTAAAAGGGTCCCTTGTTTTAATTGGAGGAGATCCTGGAATTGGGAAATCTACGCTCTTATTGCAATGTTCAGCGCAGCTTGCAGATCAAAAACATAAAGTTCTCTACATTTCAGGAGAGGAATCAACAAAGCAGACAAAGCTAAGAGCAGACCGATTAGGAGTTACAGCAGATCATCTCTTTGTTCATGCAGAAACAAATTTGGAGATGATTTTAGACGCTATCAATGAAATGAAGCCTGACTTTGTTGTAGTCGATTCCATTCAGACGGTTTATCATGCAGATATTACATCTGCTCCTGGAAGCGTTTCGCAAGTTCGTGAATGTACAGGTGAACTAATGCGGGTTGCTAAAACAAATAGTATACCAATTTTTATCGTTGGTCATGTTACTAAAGAAGGTTCCATTGCAGGCCCTCGCTTACTTGAGCATATGGTAGATACCGTTCTTTATTTTGAAGGGGAACGTCATCATACGTATCGTATCTTACGTGCGGTTAAAAACCGTTTTGGTTCTACAAATGAGATGGGGATATTTGAGATGAAAGAAGCTGGTCTTCAAGAAGTGTTAAATCCATCTGAAAT is a genomic window containing:
- the clpC gene encoding ATP-dependent protease ATP-binding subunit ClpC, coding for MMFGRFTERAQKVLALAQEEALRLGHNNIGTEHILLGIVREGEGIAAKALLALNLGTDKVQKEVESLIGRGQEVAQTVHYTPRAKKVIELSMDEARKLGHSYVGTEHILLGLIREGEGVAARVLNNLGVSLNKARQQVLQLLGSNEANANHQGSGTPNANTPTLDGLARDLTAIAREGSLDPVIGRSKEIQRVIEVLSRRTKNNPVLIGEPGVGKTAIAEGLAQQIVNNEVPEILRDKRVMTLDMGTVVAGTKYRGEFEDRLKKVMDEIRQAGNIILFIDELHTLIGAGGAEGAIDASNILKPSLARGELQCIGATTLDEYRKYIEKDAALERRFQPIQVDEPTADESVQILQGLRDRYEAHHRVSITDEAIEAAVNLSDRYISDRFLPDKAIDLIDEAGSKVRLRSFTTPPNLKELEVKLETVRKEKDASVQSQEFETAASLRDTEQRLREELEQTKKEWKEKQGQENSEVTVEDIAMVVSSWTGIPVVKLAQEETERLLKLEEILHSRVIGQDEAVKAVSKAVRRARAGLKDPKRPIGSFIFLGPTGVGKTELARALAEAMFGEEDAMIRIDMSEYMEKHSTSRLVGSPPGYVGYEEGGQLTEKVRRKPYSVVLLDEVEKAHPDVFNILLQVLEDGRLTDSKGRTVDFRNTVLIMTSNVGAEALKRNKYVGFNVQDENENYKDMKGKVMDELKRAFRPEFLNRIDEMIVFHSLEKDHLRYIVTLMADQLIKRLKEQDIELELTEEAANKIAEEGFDPEYGARPLRRAIQRHVEDRLSEELLKGNVQKGQKVVLDVKDGEFTVKAAQPSS
- the radA gene encoding DNA repair protein RadA, with product MAKKKTKFMCQDCGYESAKWMGKCPGCGKWNTMVEEVEHVQTGRRGAFSGAVSSSVKRKPEAITTIKTVEEPRIFTKSSELNRVLGGGIVKGSLVLIGGDPGIGKSTLLLQCSAQLADQKHKVLYISGEESTKQTKLRADRLGVTADHLFVHAETNLEMILDAINEMKPDFVVVDSIQTVYHADITSAPGSVSQVRECTGELMRVAKTNSIPIFIVGHVTKEGSIAGPRLLEHMVDTVLYFEGERHHTYRILRAVKNRFGSTNEMGIFEMKEAGLQEVLNPSEIFLEERSKGAAGSVVVASMEGTRPVLVELQALISPTSFGNPRRMATGVDHNRVSLIMAVLEKRVGLLLQNQDAYLKVAGGVKLDEPAIDLAVAVSIASSFRDQVSNPVDVVIGEVGLTGEIRRVSRIEQRIQEAAKLGFQRAIIPAKNIGGWEAPAGIEIIGVETVSEALKYTLGG